A window of the Streptomyces griseochromogenes genome harbors these coding sequences:
- a CDS encoding MTH1187 family thiamine-binding protein, with product MIVAFSVTPLGVGEDVGEYVADAVRVVRESGLPNRTDAMFTSVEGEWDEVMDVVRRAVAAVEERAPRVSLVLKADIRPGVSDGLTSKVETVERHLAR from the coding sequence GTGATCGTCGCCTTCTCCGTGACGCCCCTGGGTGTCGGCGAGGACGTGGGGGAGTACGTCGCCGACGCCGTCCGGGTGGTCCGTGAGTCGGGCCTGCCCAACCGCACCGACGCCATGTTCACCTCCGTCGAGGGGGAGTGGGACGAGGTCATGGACGTCGTCAGGCGGGCCGTCGCCGCCGTCGAGGAGCGCGCGCCGCGCGTGTCCCTCGTCCTCAAGGCCGACATCCGGCCCGGCGTGAGCGACGGGCTCACCTCCAAGGTCGAGACGGTCGAGCGGCACCTGGCGCGGTAG
- a CDS encoding DUF4166 domain-containing protein, protein MTRTQARATAAASMFRTVMGDAFDRLHPQLQRRFSVGLASGEACTGRGVMHRIWHGPAFVKPFLALGATRNILLPRPGRDIPFVIENVPYTDTHGRETVTFVRTFDLPGRPRRFDAQMVLSPKGDRILDYLGTHQHLASELHFSAEPDGSLLIRSGEHRFREGPVDVRVPGLVGATAEVRESYDDTAGRFRVRVSVVNRYAGPLFGYEGSFTASYTDIRASGVRPGLRPVREEARA, encoded by the coding sequence ATGACCCGCACACAAGCACGTGCGACCGCCGCGGCCTCGATGTTCCGCACCGTGATGGGCGACGCCTTCGACCGCCTCCACCCCCAACTCCAGCGCCGGTTCTCGGTGGGCCTGGCGAGCGGGGAGGCCTGCACGGGCCGGGGCGTCATGCACCGGATCTGGCACGGCCCGGCGTTCGTGAAGCCGTTCCTGGCCCTCGGCGCCACCCGCAACATCCTGCTTCCGCGCCCCGGCCGTGACATCCCGTTCGTCATCGAGAACGTGCCGTACACGGACACCCACGGGCGTGAGACGGTGACCTTCGTGCGCACCTTCGACCTGCCCGGCCGGCCCCGCCGCTTCGACGCCCAGATGGTGCTCAGCCCCAAGGGGGACCGCATCCTCGACTATCTGGGCACCCATCAGCACCTCGCCAGCGAACTCCACTTCAGCGCCGAGCCCGACGGCTCGCTGCTCATCCGCTCCGGTGAGCACCGCTTCCGGGAGGGCCCGGTGGACGTCCGGGTGCCCGGACTCGTCGGCGCCACGGCCGAGGTGCGCGAGTCCTACGACGACACCGCGGGCCGCTTCCGCGTCCGGGTGAGCGTGGTGAACCGCTATGCCGGACCGCTCTTCGGCTACGAGGGCTCCTTCACGGCGTCGTACACGGACATCCGCGCCAGCGGGGTACGGCCGGGGCTGCGCCCGGTGCGGGAGGAGGCGCGCGCATGA
- a CDS encoding TetR/AcrR family transcriptional regulator: MSAETAKSLETKNKLLEGALRTLTEQGIAKTSARSVASAAGVNQALVFYHFGSVDELLAAACRYGAEQAVARYRTRLAAVGSLSELLAVGREIHEQERAGGHVALLGQLLAGAQTHAALGPATAAGLDLWIAEIEQVLRRVLATTPLGEFADPAGFARALAASFVGIELYEGVDEGGAHAALDALEQLGALVAALEELGPVAQRAVRHRLRRVGRGAP, translated from the coding sequence ATGAGCGCGGAGACGGCGAAGTCCCTGGAGACGAAGAACAAACTCCTGGAGGGCGCCCTGCGCACCCTCACCGAGCAGGGCATCGCCAAGACGTCGGCCCGTTCGGTCGCGTCGGCGGCCGGAGTCAACCAGGCGCTGGTCTTCTACCACTTCGGATCGGTGGACGAACTGCTCGCGGCCGCCTGCCGTTATGGCGCGGAGCAGGCCGTGGCCAGGTACCGCACCCGGCTCGCCGCCGTCGGCTCGCTCTCCGAACTCCTCGCCGTCGGCCGCGAGATCCATGAGCAGGAACGCGCCGGCGGCCATGTGGCGCTGCTCGGCCAGCTCCTGGCCGGCGCCCAGACCCATGCCGCCCTCGGCCCGGCCACGGCCGCCGGGCTCGACCTGTGGATCGCCGAGATCGAGCAGGTGCTGCGGCGGGTGCTCGCCACGACCCCGCTGGGCGAGTTCGCCGACCCGGCCGGGTTCGCCCGCGCCCTCGCCGCGTCCTTCGTCGGCATCGAACTGTACGAGGGGGTCGACGAGGGCGGCGCCCATGCGGCGCTGGACGCGCTCGAGCAGCTCGGGGCGCTGGTCGCGGCGCTGGAGGAGCTGGGGCCCGTGGCTCAGCGGGCGGTGCGGCATCGTCTGCGGCGCGTGGGCAGGGGGGCGCCGTAG
- a CDS encoding ArsR/SmtB family transcription factor, with protein MASRLHFGEDDFLRCRFAVSPLWETQEAVRTLKRPDRQGYHVPWLRRIRAAAAGLDLTPLWLLMPRRGHSPDWLGPPPIGPAATFEEEIAAVRGADPDAAREDTALSLACTPGALESARGRAWLADPARMVRELADAMQEAWRVLVEPEWPRLRALLEADVAFHSRRLAEVGLGTLLPELDARLSFNGRTLTLARHGEYARDLGGQGLVLMPSVFSWPDVITGFEPPWQPTVVYPARGIAGLWAEPADRTPQALVRLLGPNRAAVLCALDEPATTTALAHRLRLAPSSVSAHLTVLRDAGLLTARRYGHQVLYERTPLGMALASGG; from the coding sequence GTGGCCTCACGTCTCCACTTCGGTGAGGACGACTTTCTGCGCTGCCGGTTCGCCGTCTCGCCCCTGTGGGAGACGCAGGAGGCGGTGCGCACCCTGAAGCGGCCCGACCGGCAGGGCTATCACGTGCCCTGGCTGCGCCGGATCCGTGCGGCCGCGGCGGGTCTCGACCTGACACCGCTGTGGCTGCTCATGCCCCGCCGGGGACACTCCCCCGACTGGCTCGGCCCGCCGCCGATCGGCCCCGCGGCCACCTTCGAGGAGGAGATCGCGGCCGTGCGCGGGGCCGACCCGGACGCGGCCCGGGAGGACACCGCCCTCTCGCTCGCCTGCACCCCGGGCGCCCTGGAGTCGGCGCGGGGCCGGGCATGGCTCGCCGATCCGGCGCGGATGGTCCGGGAGCTGGCGGACGCGATGCAGGAGGCCTGGCGGGTCCTGGTCGAGCCCGAGTGGCCCCGGCTGCGGGCGCTGCTGGAGGCGGACGTGGCCTTCCACTCGCGGCGGCTGGCCGAGGTGGGGCTCGGCACGCTGCTGCCGGAGCTCGACGCACGGCTGTCCTTCAACGGCCGGACGCTGACGCTGGCGCGGCACGGCGAGTACGCGCGCGACCTCGGCGGCCAGGGCCTGGTGCTGATGCCGAGCGTGTTCTCCTGGCCCGACGTGATCACGGGCTTCGAGCCCCCGTGGCAGCCCACGGTCGTCTACCCCGCCCGGGGCATCGCCGGACTGTGGGCCGAGCCCGCCGACCGGACCCCGCAGGCACTCGTCCGCCTGCTCGGCCCCAACCGCGCCGCCGTACTCTGCGCACTCGACGAACCGGCGACGACCACCGCCCTGGCCCACCGCCTGCGTCTGGCCCCCTCGTCGGTGTCGGCACACCTGACGGTCCTGCGGGACGCGGGCCTGCTGACGGCACGACGCTACGGCCACCAGGTCTTGTACGAGCGGACACCGCTGGGGATGGCTCTGGCGTCAGGGGGCTGA
- a CDS encoding MFS transporter — protein MSTSPEATSEAPAPARAGYGGVLAVPEFRAVFAAHILSMFGVIVSEIALSVLVYDLTRSPLMSALTFALGFLPYAVGGTLLAPLADRFPARRVLVTCDLVCAGCVALMVAPGADVGVLLALRCCLAVVAPVFAGTRMATLADVLGDGEPFVLGRSLLRIVAQSALLVGYGLGGLLLTVVGPRHALLITVGTFLASAALLRFGTRGRPARARRPGEPLPGARRLFADRRVHVLLLLFWVPAMFSVVPEALAAPYADTLGAGSAGLGLLMCALPVGTVAGELYAGARLGPAGRERIALPLLCLTLLPYLGYAFHPGLALSLLLLLLSGAGSAYTLGLDQWFVRAVPEELRGRAMTVLSAGLMTIQGVGMTLAGVAAQVMGVRAAVAGAGVLGVLCCGGLALACRATESRDGADRHMTGR, from the coding sequence ATGTCCACATCGCCCGAGGCCACCTCCGAAGCCCCGGCGCCCGCGCGCGCCGGGTACGGCGGCGTCCTCGCCGTACCCGAGTTCCGGGCCGTCTTCGCCGCCCACATCCTGTCCATGTTCGGCGTGATCGTCAGCGAGATCGCGCTGTCCGTCCTCGTCTACGACCTCACCCGCTCGCCCCTGATGAGCGCCCTCACCTTCGCGCTCGGTTTCCTGCCCTACGCGGTGGGCGGCACCCTGCTCGCCCCGCTCGCCGACCGCTTCCCGGCCCGGCGGGTGCTCGTGACCTGCGACCTGGTGTGCGCGGGGTGCGTGGCGCTGATGGTGGCCCCGGGCGCGGACGTCGGCGTCCTGCTCGCGCTGCGCTGCTGCCTCGCCGTCGTCGCCCCGGTGTTCGCCGGGACCCGGATGGCCACCCTCGCGGACGTCCTCGGCGACGGCGAGCCGTTCGTGCTGGGCCGCTCCCTGCTGCGGATCGTCGCGCAGAGCGCGCTGCTCGTGGGATACGGCCTCGGCGGTCTGCTCCTGACGGTCGTCGGCCCGCGGCACGCGCTGCTGATCACCGTCGGCACCTTCCTCGCCTCGGCCGCGCTGCTGCGCTTCGGCACCCGCGGCCGCCCCGCCCGCGCCCGGCGGCCGGGGGAGCCCCTGCCCGGCGCCCGCCGCCTCTTCGCCGACCGGCGCGTCCACGTGCTGCTCCTCCTGTTCTGGGTGCCCGCGATGTTCTCCGTCGTCCCCGAGGCACTGGCCGCCCCCTACGCCGACACGCTCGGCGCCGGATCCGCGGGTCTCGGCCTGCTGATGTGCGCCCTGCCCGTCGGCACGGTGGCCGGGGAGCTGTACGCCGGGGCGCGGCTCGGCCCCGCCGGCCGGGAACGGATCGCGCTGCCGCTGCTCTGTCTGACCCTGCTGCCGTACCTCGGCTACGCGTTCCACCCCGGTCTCGCGCTCTCCCTGCTGCTCCTGCTGCTGTCCGGGGCGGGATCGGCGTACACCCTGGGCCTGGACCAGTGGTTCGTCCGGGCCGTGCCCGAGGAGCTGCGCGGGCGGGCCATGACCGTGCTCAGCGCGGGGCTGATGACGATCCAGGGCGTCGGCATGACGCTGGCGGGCGTCGCGGCCCAGGTCATGGGGGTGCGGGCGGCCGTCGCGGGGGCCGGGGTGCTCGGCGTGCTGTGCTGCGGCGGGCTCGCGCTGGCCTGCCGGGCGACCGAAAGCCGAGACGGGGCTGACCGGCATATGACCGGCCGGTAG
- a CDS encoding MarR family winged helix-turn-helix transcriptional regulator, with the protein MPKPLSLPFDPIARADELWKQRWGSVPSMAAITSIMRAQQILLAEVDAVVKPYGLTFARYEALVLLTFSKAGELPMSKIGERLMVHPTSVTNTVDRLVKSGLVAKRPNPNDGRGTLAVITDKGREVVDAATRDLMAMDFGLGVYDAEECAEIFAMFRPLRIAAHDFDED; encoded by the coding sequence GTGCCCAAGCCTCTCAGCCTTCCCTTCGACCCCATCGCCCGTGCCGACGAGCTCTGGAAACAGCGCTGGGGAAGCGTGCCCTCGATGGCCGCGATCACCTCGATCATGCGGGCGCAGCAGATCCTGCTGGCCGAGGTCGACGCCGTGGTCAAGCCGTACGGCCTGACCTTCGCGCGCTACGAGGCACTGGTGCTGCTCACCTTCTCCAAGGCCGGTGAGCTGCCGATGTCCAAGATCGGCGAGCGGCTGATGGTGCACCCCACGTCCGTGACGAACACCGTGGACCGGCTGGTGAAGTCCGGGCTGGTGGCCAAGCGTCCCAACCCCAACGACGGCCGCGGCACCCTCGCCGTCATCACCGACAAGGGCCGCGAGGTGGTCGACGCGGCCACCCGCGACCTGATGGCGATGGACTTCGGCCTCGGGGTCTACGACGCCGAGGAGTGCGCGGAGATCTTCGCGATGTTCCGTCCGCTGCGGATCGCGGCGCACGATTTCGACGAGGATTGA
- a CDS encoding DUF3817 domain-containing protein yields MKKSVLTRYRVLAYVTGVLLVLLCLSMIAKYGFHIDGAADVTRVVAIAHGWLYVVYLIFAFDLGSKAKWPVGKQLWVLLAGTIPTAAFFVERKISRELEAKAAGPAPAVAKV; encoded by the coding sequence ATGAAGAAGAGCGTGCTGACCCGCTACCGCGTCCTGGCCTATGTCACCGGTGTGCTGCTGGTCCTGCTGTGCTTGAGCATGATCGCGAAGTACGGGTTCCACATCGACGGTGCCGCCGACGTCACCCGGGTCGTCGCCATCGCGCACGGCTGGCTGTATGTCGTCTACCTGATCTTCGCCTTCGACCTGGGCTCCAAGGCGAAGTGGCCGGTCGGCAAGCAGCTGTGGGTGCTGCTGGCGGGCACGATCCCGACCGCCGCCTTCTTCGTCGAGCGGAAGATCAGCCGCGAGCTGGAGGCCAAGGCCGCCGGTCCGGCCCCGGCCGTCGCCAAGGTCTAG
- a CDS encoding acyl-CoA mutase large subunit family protein yields MDAHAIEEGRRRWQARYDAARKRDADFTTLSGDPVEPMYGPRPGDTYEGFERIGWPGEYPFTRGLHPTGYRGRTWTIRQFAGFGNAEQTNERYKMILAAGGGGLSVAFDMPTLMGRDSDDPRSLGEVGHCGVAIDSAADMEVLFKDIPLGDVTTSMTISGPAVPVFCMYLVAAERQGVDPSVLNGTLQTDIFKEYIAQKEWLFQPEPHLRLIGDLMEHCAAGIPAYKPLSVSGYHIREAGATAAQELAYTLADGFGYVELGLSRGLDVDVFAPGLSFFFDAHVDFFEEIAKFRAARRIWARWMRDVYGAKSDKAQWLRFHTQTAGVSLTAQQPYNNVVRTAVEALAAVLGGTNSLHTNALDETLALPSEQAAEIALRTQQVLMEETGVANVADPLGGAWYVEQLTDRIEADAEKIFEQIKERGLRAHPDGRHPIGPITSGILRGIEDGWFTGEIAESAFRYQQALEKGEKRVVGVNVHTGSVTGDLEILRVSHEVEREQVRILRERKGARDDAAVRGALDAMLAAARDGSNMIEPMLDAVRAEATLGEICDALRDEWGVYTEPAGF; encoded by the coding sequence ATGGACGCTCACGCCATCGAGGAGGGCCGCCGGCGCTGGCAGGCCCGCTACGACGCCGCGCGCAAGCGCGACGCAGACTTCACCACGCTCTCCGGCGATCCCGTGGAGCCGATGTACGGGCCCCGACCCGGGGACACGTACGAGGGATTCGAGCGGATCGGCTGGCCCGGGGAGTACCCCTTCACGCGCGGGCTCCATCCGACCGGCTACCGCGGGCGTACCTGGACGATCCGGCAGTTCGCCGGGTTCGGCAACGCCGAGCAGACCAACGAGCGCTACAAGATGATCCTCGCCGCGGGCGGCGGTGGTCTGTCCGTGGCCTTCGACATGCCCACGCTCATGGGCCGCGACTCCGACGACCCGCGCTCGCTCGGCGAGGTCGGGCACTGCGGAGTGGCCATAGACTCCGCCGCCGACATGGAGGTCCTGTTCAAGGACATCCCGCTCGGCGACGTCACGACCTCCATGACCATCAGCGGGCCCGCCGTGCCCGTCTTCTGTATGTACCTGGTCGCCGCCGAGCGGCAGGGCGTGGACCCGTCGGTGCTCAACGGCACGCTGCAGACCGACATCTTCAAGGAGTACATCGCCCAGAAGGAGTGGCTCTTCCAGCCCGAGCCGCACCTGCGCCTCATCGGCGACCTCATGGAGCACTGCGCGGCCGGCATCCCCGCCTACAAGCCGCTGTCCGTCTCCGGCTACCACATCCGCGAGGCCGGGGCGACGGCCGCGCAGGAGCTGGCGTACACGCTCGCGGACGGATTCGGGTACGTCGAGCTGGGGCTGTCGCGCGGCCTCGACGTGGACGTGTTCGCGCCCGGCCTCTCCTTCTTCTTCGACGCGCACGTCGACTTCTTCGAGGAGATCGCCAAGTTCCGTGCGGCGCGGCGCATCTGGGCCCGCTGGATGCGGGACGTGTACGGCGCGAAGAGCGACAAGGCGCAGTGGCTGCGCTTCCACACCCAGACCGCGGGTGTGTCGCTGACCGCACAGCAGCCGTACAACAACGTGGTGCGTACGGCCGTGGAGGCGCTGGCCGCGGTGCTCGGCGGGACCAACTCGCTGCACACCAACGCCCTGGACGAGACCCTCGCGCTGCCGAGCGAGCAGGCGGCGGAGATCGCGCTGCGCACGCAGCAGGTGCTGATGGAGGAGACCGGGGTCGCCAACGTGGCCGATCCGCTCGGCGGCGCCTGGTACGTCGAGCAGCTGACGGACCGGATCGAGGCGGACGCGGAGAAGATCTTCGAGCAGATCAAGGAGCGGGGCCTCAGGGCGCACCCGGACGGGCGGCACCCGATCGGGCCGATCACCTCCGGGATCCTGCGCGGGATCGAGGACGGCTGGTTCACCGGGGAGATCGCCGAGTCCGCCTTCCGCTACCAGCAGGCGCTGGAGAAGGGCGAGAAGCGGGTCGTGGGCGTCAACGTCCACACCGGGTCGGTCACCGGGGATCTGGAGATCCTGCGGGTCAGCCATGAAGTGGAGCGGGAGCAGGTCCGCATCCTGCGCGAGCGCAAGGGGGCGCGCGACGACGCCGCGGTGCGGGGCGCGCTCGACGCGATGCTCGCCGCCGCCCGGGACGGCTCCAACATGATCGAGCCGATGCTGGACGCGGTACGCGCGGAGGCGACACTCGGCGAGATCTGCGACGCGCTGCGGGACGAGTGGGGCGTGTACACGGAGCCGGCCGGCTTCTGA
- a CDS encoding DUF6086 family protein, which translates to MAAVGYEFTVRENDDEWVWAPGAMTGGLFMGAATALGSVLNMPTGLREVPFNWVKIDPGPYAAFVDTALEMRCERPHGELGSLLGGVVPLMIMLADNAGVRLTVDTEEKHSYVEWVRIQPFGERGRRKT; encoded by the coding sequence ATGGCTGCAGTGGGGTACGAGTTCACCGTCCGTGAGAACGACGACGAGTGGGTGTGGGCGCCGGGAGCGATGACCGGCGGGCTGTTCATGGGGGCCGCCACCGCGCTCGGCTCGGTCCTGAACATGCCGACCGGGCTGCGGGAAGTGCCCTTCAACTGGGTGAAGATCGACCCCGGCCCGTACGCCGCGTTCGTCGACACGGCCCTGGAGATGAGGTGCGAGCGTCCCCACGGCGAACTGGGCTCTCTGCTGGGCGGTGTCGTCCCGCTGATGATCATGCTGGCGGACAACGCGGGAGTCCGGCTGACCGTCGACACCGAGGAGAAGCACTCCTACGTGGAATGGGTCCGCATCCAGCCGTTCGGCGAACGGGGACGCCGCAAGACGTGA
- a CDS encoding TetR/AcrR family transcriptional regulator yields MQSRTPATRTGRPRSAAADAAILAATRQALVELGWSRLTLGDVATRAGVAKTTLYRRWAGKHELVVDAVAELFDELELPDRGSLAADIEGVVLQFAAILARPEARSGLMAVVAESTRDDALRERIRASIVDRQMRLVLEGRARAQCRGELPPEPDQAEAARTVDLIFDMVAGAVVHRTLVSGKPADEEWVRSFTRVLLLGLTAAPAEP; encoded by the coding sequence ATGCAGAGCCGCACCCCCGCCACCCGTACCGGACGCCCGCGCAGCGCGGCCGCGGACGCCGCGATCCTGGCGGCGACGCGGCAGGCGCTGGTGGAGCTGGGCTGGTCCAGGCTCACCCTGGGGGACGTGGCCACGCGGGCCGGGGTTGCGAAGACGACGCTCTACCGCCGCTGGGCCGGCAAGCACGAGCTGGTGGTGGACGCGGTCGCCGAACTCTTCGACGAGCTGGAGCTGCCGGACCGCGGCAGCCTGGCCGCCGATATCGAGGGTGTGGTCCTGCAGTTCGCGGCGATCCTGGCGCGTCCGGAGGCCAGGAGCGGCCTGATGGCGGTGGTCGCGGAGTCGACCCGCGACGACGCGCTGCGCGAGCGCATTCGTGCGTCCATCGTGGACCGCCAGATGCGCCTGGTCCTGGAGGGCCGCGCCCGGGCCCAGTGCCGCGGCGAGCTCCCGCCGGAACCGGACCAGGCGGAGGCCGCCCGCACGGTCGACCTGATCTTCGACATGGTGGCGGGAGCCGTCGTCCACCGCACGCTGGTGAGCGGGAAGCCGGCGGACGAGGAATGGGTGCGCAGCTTCACCAGGGTGCTGCTGCTCGGCCTCACCGCGGCACCGGCCGAGCCCTAG
- a CDS encoding tetratricopeptide repeat protein: protein MQPRNMSMSGVVDLAAVKAAQEAKTKAEQVRAEAARQGGAGAVSPADLVIDVDEAGFERDVLQRSAEVPVVIDFWAEWCQPCKQLSPVLERLAVEYSGRFLLAKIDVDANQMLMQQFGVQGIPAVFAVVAGQALPLFQGAAGEQQIRQTLDQLVQVAEERFGLTGLTVDPDAQPGEGPREAVPAGPYDALLEAAVQALDAGDLGGAVQAYRNVLSDDPANTEAKLGLAQAELLQRVQGMDPQQVRKEAAEKPADAAAQIAAADLDLVGGHVEDAFGRLIETVQRTVGDDRDAVRRRLLELFEVVGPEDPRVVGARRALARALF, encoded by the coding sequence ATGCAGCCACGGAACATGTCCATGAGCGGCGTCGTCGACCTCGCCGCGGTGAAGGCGGCCCAGGAGGCCAAGACCAAGGCCGAGCAGGTACGCGCCGAAGCCGCCCGGCAGGGCGGGGCGGGGGCCGTCTCCCCGGCCGATCTCGTCATCGACGTCGATGAGGCGGGATTCGAGCGCGATGTCCTGCAGCGCTCCGCCGAAGTACCCGTCGTCATCGACTTCTGGGCCGAGTGGTGTCAGCCCTGCAAGCAGCTGAGCCCGGTCCTGGAGCGCCTGGCCGTCGAGTACAGCGGGCGCTTCCTGCTCGCCAAGATCGACGTCGACGCCAACCAGATGTTGATGCAGCAGTTCGGGGTACAGGGGATCCCGGCCGTCTTCGCCGTAGTCGCGGGGCAGGCGCTGCCGCTCTTCCAGGGGGCCGCCGGCGAACAGCAGATCCGGCAGACCCTCGACCAGCTGGTGCAGGTCGCCGAGGAGCGCTTCGGCCTGACCGGCCTGACCGTCGACCCGGACGCGCAGCCGGGCGAGGGCCCGCGCGAGGCGGTGCCGGCCGGACCGTACGACGCCCTGCTGGAGGCCGCCGTCCAGGCGCTGGACGCGGGAGACCTGGGCGGTGCCGTCCAGGCCTACCGGAACGTGCTGAGCGACGATCCGGCCAACACGGAGGCCAAGCTGGGTCTCGCGCAGGCCGAACTGCTCCAGCGGGTGCAGGGAATGGACCCGCAGCAGGTGCGCAAGGAGGCGGCCGAGAAGCCGGCCGACGCCGCCGCGCAGATCGCCGCCGCCGACCTCGACCTGGTGGGCGGTCATGTCGAGGACGCCTTCGGGCGGCTCATCGAGACCGTGCAGCGCACGGTGGGTGACGACCGGGATGCCGTACGCCGTCGGCTCCTTGAGCTGTTCGAGGTCGTAGGACCCGAGGACCCGCGCGTGGTCGGGGCGCGCCGGGCGCTGGCGCGGGCGCTGTTCTGA
- a CDS encoding DUF6230 family protein, which yields MESQVRGGTRWKRFAVVMVPSVAATAAIGVALAQGALAASFSVSGQSFKVSADELVGTGFEQYGAIDSGYTLDGKKTAHPVAVSAFKHADITNLCQSVVTPDVPIFGSVSLILRAGGEGHDKVQADNIYIDVADLNADATFDNIDIGVAAKDAAKGPGMKGGGEQSNPYGFAQQADKATLVGVKQTAWATTAGTFKLSGLKMSLSTGSHECY from the coding sequence ATGGAGTCCCAGGTGCGTGGCGGGACCAGATGGAAGCGGTTCGCTGTGGTCATGGTGCCCAGCGTCGCCGCTACGGCCGCGATAGGTGTCGCCCTCGCGCAGGGCGCTCTCGCCGCTTCGTTCAGCGTCTCCGGGCAGTCGTTCAAAGTGTCGGCCGATGAACTGGTCGGTACCGGCTTCGAGCAGTACGGCGCCATCGACAGCGGTTACACGCTGGACGGCAAGAAGACGGCTCACCCGGTGGCCGTCTCGGCGTTCAAGCACGCCGACATCACCAACCTGTGCCAGTCCGTGGTCACCCCGGACGTGCCGATCTTCGGTTCGGTCAGCCTGATCCTGAGGGCCGGCGGCGAGGGTCACGACAAGGTCCAGGCCGACAACATCTACATCGATGTCGCCGACCTCAACGCCGACGCGACGTTCGACAACATCGACATCGGTGTGGCTGCCAAGGACGCCGCCAAGGGTCCGGGTATGAAGGGCGGGGGCGAGCAGTCCAACCCGTACGGCTTCGCGCAGCAGGCCGACAAGGCCACGCTGGTGGGCGTGAAGCAGACGGCGTGGGCCACCACCGCCGGAACCTTCAAGCTGAGCGGCCTGAAGATGTCTCTGTCGACGGGATCGCACGAGTGCTACTGA
- a CDS encoding DUF6114 domain-containing protein, with protein MSAETPAATGQFTARRLQFRAWRGTRPFWAGLYVLLSGLPIMYFPYFHLQLGHLTLAMATTAGAGSLIIGVLLIVLGVSLWFQKHVRTFAGVAAILLALVSLPVSNFGGFVMGFLLALIGGAMAVAWAPGAPPQPEPPASAAPGEGGAPETAPLPYQDADGVSATTSDLSGTSPANGANGRHSAG; from the coding sequence ATGAGCGCCGAGACTCCTGCCGCAACCGGCCAGTTCACCGCCCGGAGGCTGCAGTTCCGCGCATGGCGGGGCACCCGTCCGTTCTGGGCCGGTCTGTACGTCCTGCTCAGCGGTCTGCCGATCATGTACTTCCCGTACTTCCATCTCCAGCTCGGTCATCTGACGCTGGCGATGGCGACCACCGCCGGAGCGGGATCCCTGATCATCGGCGTGCTGCTCATCGTCCTCGGCGTCAGCCTCTGGTTCCAGAAGCACGTACGGACCTTCGCGGGCGTCGCCGCGATCCTGCTGGCGCTGGTGTCCCTGCCCGTGTCCAACTTCGGCGGTTTCGTCATGGGCTTTCTGCTCGCCCTCATCGGCGGAGCGATGGCCGTGGCCTGGGCGCCGGGCGCCCCGCCCCAGCCGGAGCCGCCGGCGAGTGCCGCACCGGGCGAGGGCGGTGCCCCCGAGACCGCACCGCTGCCGTACCAGGACGCGGACGGGGTGAGCGCGACGACGAGTGACCTGTCAGGAACGAGCCCGGCCAACGGGGCGAACGGGAGGCACAGTGCCGGCTGA